The Methyloferula stellata AR4 genome includes a window with the following:
- the exbB gene encoding TonB-system energizer ExbB, protein MQIEWLSAGIDFGIIGLLIALNVIVVAIGLERAFFYRGVKPESFKSIKALELTLTKRLVVIASIASNAPYIGLLGTVLGIMLTFYNIGLDASADVGKIMIGLALALKATAAGLVVALISVVAYNMLLRKAKVLLLEWEIARG, encoded by the coding sequence ATGCAGATCGAATGGCTTTCGGCCGGAATCGACTTCGGCATCATCGGACTTCTGATCGCACTCAATGTGATCGTCGTCGCCATTGGCCTCGAGCGCGCCTTCTTCTATCGCGGCGTCAAGCCTGAGAGCTTCAAAAGCATCAAGGCGCTTGAGCTCACCTTGACCAAGCGGCTGGTGGTGATCGCTTCGATTGCCTCCAACGCGCCCTATATCGGTCTGCTCGGCACGGTACTCGGGATCATGCTGACGTTTTATAATATCGGCCTCGACGCTTCGGCGGATGTCGGCAAGATCATGATCGGGCTTGCGCTCGCCTTGAAGGCGACGGCGGCGGGGCTTGTCGTGGCGCTGATATCGGTCGTCGCCTATAACATGCTCCTGCGCAAGGCCAAGGTGCTCTTGCTCGAATGGGAGATCGCCCGTGGATGA
- a CDS encoding ExbD/TolR family protein — protein MDEQPIATLNVIPFVDIMLVLLTMVLTTANFIQTGRIPIALPQASHMQVEKHQDKTIELAASGDIYFDGAAVSKEEFETRLATLPPDTSFLIRADRNLTFQGFIDVADILKRLNFNKVAVQTKSASK, from the coding sequence GTGGATGAGCAGCCGATCGCGACGCTGAATGTCATTCCTTTCGTCGACATCATGCTGGTGCTGCTCACCATGGTGCTGACCACCGCGAATTTCATTCAGACCGGCCGTATTCCGATCGCCCTGCCCCAGGCCTCGCACATGCAGGTCGAAAAGCATCAGGACAAAACGATCGAACTCGCTGCCAGCGGCGACATTTATTTCGACGGCGCGGCGGTCTCGAAGGAGGAATTCGAGACTAGGCTCGCGACGCTGCCGCCGGACACGTCCTTTTTGATCCGCGCCGACCGCAACCTTACCTTCCAGGGCTTCATCGATGTCGCCGACATCCTCAAACGGTTGAACTTCAACAAAGTCGCCGTGCAAACCAAAAGCGCCTCCAAATAG
- a CDS encoding energy transducer TonB family protein has protein sequence MSDEPIKRKLKFTIFHGFVASVLIHSAVALPFVTHSLDMQPDDEPELLVVELQGPVADEQTDQKVLQETKGQTPKEETKPDDPKPTPPEPVKAAASEDQPKDIVENDKEPGLPPPTPPEPTPTPPMPQADPTPPKTEQKTASPGANNVQGAEQQQKPQTIKTDPDEAERLKAYSRLISKKVRANLFDHPERKSATVTFTILSNGQIRPDSLKIVESSGLASLDASALKTVHACLPFPPPPMEEMPVKLFIDFGRK, from the coding sequence ATGTCGGACGAACCGATCAAGAGAAAGTTGAAGTTCACGATCTTTCACGGCTTCGTGGCGTCGGTCCTCATCCATTCGGCGGTTGCTCTGCCTTTCGTCACGCATAGTCTAGATATGCAGCCAGACGACGAACCGGAGCTGCTCGTCGTCGAATTGCAGGGCCCCGTCGCGGACGAACAGACCGACCAGAAGGTTCTTCAGGAAACGAAAGGTCAAACACCAAAGGAGGAGACAAAACCGGACGATCCCAAGCCGACGCCGCCGGAGCCGGTAAAGGCCGCGGCTTCCGAAGATCAGCCGAAGGATATTGTCGAAAACGACAAGGAGCCGGGGTTGCCGCCGCCGACACCGCCGGAGCCGACGCCAACTCCGCCCATGCCCCAAGCCGATCCGACACCACCCAAGACCGAACAGAAGACGGCGAGCCCCGGCGCCAACAATGTCCAAGGCGCCGAGCAGCAGCAGAAGCCCCAAACGATCAAGACGGATCCAGATGAAGCCGAGCGCCTCAAAGCCTATAGCAGACTGATTTCGAAAAAGGTCCGGGCCAATCTCTTCGACCATCCGGAACGAAAAAGCGCGACCGTGACTTTCACCATTCTGAGCAACGGCCAGATCCGTCCGGACAGCCTGAAGATTGTCGAGAGCAGCGGCCTCGCAAGTCTCGACGCTAGCGCACTAAAGACCGTGCACGCGTGCCTGCCCTTTCCGCCGCCGCCGATGGAGGAAATGCCTGTCAAACTGTTCATTGACTTCGGCCGAAAGTGA
- a CDS encoding cytochrome b/b6 domain-containing protein, with the protein MTVSDHYTEVDAFDGQRVETPAAGQSKVWDLPVRLFHWTLVVAFVGAFVTNRLGVSYFKYHIWFGYTVIVLVSFRLLWGFVGTYHAQFHNFLRGPVATLHYAVRLVRGRASSHLGHNPLGAWMVVFLLIGLGVQAVTGLFGNDDIFNIGPLAGYVTKDMSLRLTSLHRHSFYWIAAAIAVHVLAVVAHRIFDQSDLVRAMFTGRKRRSSAADAGDISSSRTWLAFLLTVTIAGALAFVVTHAPIAVDDTF; encoded by the coding sequence ATGACGGTCAGCGACCATTACACCGAAGTCGACGCGTTCGATGGGCAGCGGGTAGAAACGCCCGCAGCCGGACAGAGCAAGGTGTGGGATCTGCCTGTCCGCCTGTTCCATTGGACGCTTGTCGTGGCGTTCGTGGGTGCCTTCGTCACAAACCGGCTGGGCGTCAGCTATTTCAAATATCACATCTGGTTCGGATATACCGTAATCGTGCTGGTGTCGTTTCGACTCCTTTGGGGATTTGTTGGCACCTATCACGCACAATTTCATAACTTTCTGCGCGGTCCCGTCGCGACTTTGCACTATGCGGTAAGGCTCGTTCGTGGCCGGGCCTCCAGCCACCTCGGGCATAATCCCTTGGGCGCGTGGATGGTGGTCTTTCTTCTAATTGGACTCGGCGTGCAAGCCGTGACCGGCCTCTTCGGCAATGACGACATTTTCAACATCGGTCCGCTGGCAGGCTATGTCACCAAAGACATGAGCCTGCGGCTTACGTCCCTGCATCGTCATTCGTTCTATTGGATTGCCGCGGCGATCGCCGTGCATGTCCTGGCCGTTGTCGCGCATCGTATATTCGATCAGTCCGATCTCGTGCGGGCCATGTTCACCGGCCGCAAACGGCGCAGTAGTGCGGCAGATGCTGGTGATATTTCTTCTTCGCGCACCTGGCTCGCCTTTTTATTGACGGTTACCATAGCCGGAGCTCTGGCCTTTGTCGTGACGCACGCACCCATTGCGGTCGATGACACTTTTTGA
- a CDS encoding c-type cytochrome — MREISMRARCAGILGATLLLSTGFILSANSQTPPAGGLNAARQAVDERKAVYKLIGASFKPIGNVLKGSTQYDAATIQKSIDRVVFLSGLLDEAFPENSNLGDPETKAKADIWTNHADFEKKEKNFQTHVLALQKVNETEKGATEAFKTAAAAVGQDCKACHDDYRLK; from the coding sequence ATGCGTGAAATATCGATGCGCGCGCGTTGCGCGGGGATTCTCGGCGCCACATTGCTTCTATCGACTGGCTTTATCCTATCGGCCAATTCTCAAACGCCGCCCGCGGGCGGACTGAACGCGGCGAGGCAAGCCGTCGATGAACGCAAGGCCGTTTACAAATTGATCGGCGCGAGTTTCAAGCCGATTGGAAACGTCTTAAAAGGCAGCACGCAATATGACGCTGCCACCATCCAAAAGAGCATCGATCGCGTTGTCTTCCTCTCAGGATTGCTCGACGAGGCTTTTCCCGAAAATTCCAATCTGGGCGATCCGGAGACCAAAGCCAAAGCGGATATCTGGACCAATCACGCCGACTTCGAAAAGAAGGAAAAGAATTTTCAGACCCATGTTCTGGCTTTGCAGAAGGTGAATGAGACTGAGAAAGGGGCCACGGAGGCTTTCAAAACCGCAGCGGCCGCAGTCGGCCAGGACTGCAAAGCCTGCCATGACGATTACAGGCTCAAATAG
- the tolR gene encoding protein TolR, with protein sequence MAFALRKNDSDFGAAPMSDMNVTPLVDVMLVLLIVFMVAAPLMATGVPVDLPKAQTKPLVDQKQPIAVSIDGDGKYFVDQREVAPDELISVLGESADSKERRIHVRGDKNISYGKVIEIMGLINSAGYTKVALVSESPGSVSKAPVQAPAPQAVTP encoded by the coding sequence ATGGCCTTCGCGCTGCGTAAGAACGATAGCGACTTCGGCGCGGCACCGATGAGCGACATGAACGTCACGCCGCTTGTCGATGTCATGCTGGTGCTTCTAATCGTCTTCATGGTGGCTGCGCCTTTGATGGCAACCGGTGTACCGGTCGATCTGCCGAAAGCGCAAACGAAGCCTCTCGTCGATCAGAAGCAACCCATCGCCGTCAGCATCGACGGGGACGGCAAATATTTCGTCGATCAGCGCGAAGTCGCGCCGGACGAACTCATTTCCGTGCTCGGCGAAAGCGCCGATAGCAAGGAACGTCGCATCCATGTACGCGGCGACAAGAACATCTCCTACGGCAAGGTCATCGAGATCATGGGTCTCATCAACTCGGCCGGTTACACCAAGGTCGCGCTCGTCTCGGAATCTCCTGGATCCGTGTCCAAGGCGCCGGTTCAAGCCCCGGCGCCTCAAGCCGTCACACCATAG
- a CDS encoding MotA/TolQ/ExbB proton channel family protein: MAESIDAATVAVASHGLSPVELFLQADTVVKAVMVILVLASAWGWVVIFDKLIRLRILQKRAGKLIASVQAGLPVASVAESFGTVSATDPFVSVYTAMVEEHSRSADLVHSEAQRDSLQERVHRVGQLACVDALEHLQSRLPGLATIGAVAPFVGLFGTVWGIMTSFQGIAASNNTSLAVVAPGIAEALFATALGLVAAIPAVVFYNRIGNEIGRYGKRLQAFIGVFEVELSRQLSKKGDRNGLRAA; the protein is encoded by the coding sequence ATGGCGGAATCCATTGACGCTGCGACAGTAGCGGTCGCATCACACGGCTTGTCACCGGTCGAATTGTTCCTGCAAGCCGATACTGTCGTTAAGGCCGTGATGGTTATCCTGGTCTTGGCCTCGGCCTGGGGCTGGGTGGTTATTTTCGACAAGCTGATCCGGCTGCGCATTCTGCAGAAACGCGCCGGCAAACTGATTGCCAGCGTTCAAGCGGGCCTACCGGTCGCTTCCGTCGCCGAGAGTTTTGGAACGGTGTCCGCGACTGACCCTTTCGTCAGCGTCTACACGGCCATGGTCGAGGAGCACAGCCGCTCCGCCGATCTCGTCCATTCCGAGGCGCAGCGTGACAGTCTTCAAGAGCGCGTGCATCGGGTCGGACAACTTGCGTGCGTCGATGCGCTCGAACATTTGCAGAGCCGCTTGCCCGGCTTGGCGACGATCGGCGCTGTCGCTCCCTTCGTCGGATTGTTCGGAACCGTCTGGGGCATCATGACCTCGTTCCAAGGCATAGCGGCATCGAACAATACGAGTCTCGCCGTTGTCGCGCCGGGTATCGCCGAAGCCTTATTCGCAACGGCGCTGGGCCTCGTCGCGGCGATTCCCGCCGTCGTCTTCTACAATCGCATCGGCAATGAGATCGGCCGTTACGGCAAGCGCCTTCAGGCCTTCATCGGCGTGTTCGAAGTCGAATTGTCTCGCCAGCTTTCCAAGAAGGGAGACCGCAATGGCCTTCGCGCTGCGTAA
- a CDS encoding energy transducer TonB — protein MSSALALQSFGFDEFETPVSVLQTGAQTLLLQPRPKPSYAVQAAAVAVYALALTGLAFYSARPTPPVEEDAVELVMLPPAAPEEQPAPLPEPPPPPVAEETPQPPEPEMAPPPPVAEEPAVAPVEPPKPKPVPQPKPKVVEHKPAPVQHAAGPSTAQAPAKVPPNAIASGYANQVHARIAAAAAAVVPRAALAAHQSGRVGYRIVISPSGAVVSQSITPSGNPAFDTAATQALARASFPATGMTRNASLTGAIVFR, from the coding sequence ATGAGCTCAGCTCTCGCACTTCAAAGCTTTGGTTTCGATGAGTTTGAAACGCCGGTTTCAGTCCTGCAAACCGGAGCGCAAACGCTTCTGCTGCAACCGCGTCCGAAACCCTCCTATGCGGTTCAAGCTGCCGCGGTCGCGGTCTATGCCCTCGCATTGACGGGTTTGGCCTTCTATTCGGCACGGCCCACTCCGCCGGTCGAAGAAGATGCGGTGGAATTGGTGATGCTGCCGCCGGCCGCTCCCGAAGAACAGCCGGCGCCTCTCCCTGAGCCGCCACCGCCGCCTGTCGCTGAAGAAACGCCGCAACCGCCTGAGCCGGAGATGGCGCCGCCGCCTCCGGTCGCAGAAGAACCTGCGGTCGCGCCGGTCGAACCGCCGAAGCCGAAACCCGTGCCGCAGCCTAAGCCGAAGGTCGTCGAGCATAAGCCGGCGCCAGTGCAGCACGCTGCTGGGCCGTCGACAGCGCAGGCTCCGGCCAAAGTCCCGCCGAATGCGATTGCTTCGGGCTATGCCAATCAGGTTCATGCCCGCATCGCCGCGGCCGCGGCAGCTGTCGTGCCGCGCGCGGCATTGGCTGCGCATCAGTCCGGCCGCGTCGGCTATCGCATCGTGATCTCGCCCTCAGGTGCGGTGGTCTCGCAGAGCATTACGCCATCGGGAAATCCGGCCTTCGATACGGCCGCGACGCAGGCTTTGGCGCGCGCCTCGTTTCCCGCTACCGGCATGACACGCAATGCCTCGCTGACCGGCGCCATCGTCTTCCGATGA
- a CDS encoding RrF2 family transcriptional regulator, which yields MLSNKGKYGLKALIHLAKFEGPCLAAEIAAQNQIPRKFLDAILLELKNAGILSSKKGKGGGYNLARPADKITAGQIIRILDGSLAPIACASRTAYRKCIDCPDEDACAVRDIMLDVREAMALILDRTSIAAMSTRGRREHQLLR from the coding sequence ATGTTATCGAACAAAGGGAAATACGGACTGAAGGCGCTGATCCATCTGGCGAAGTTCGAGGGCCCCTGTCTTGCCGCGGAAATCGCGGCGCAGAATCAAATTCCCCGCAAATTTCTCGATGCCATACTGCTCGAACTCAAGAACGCGGGCATATTAAGCAGCAAGAAGGGCAAAGGAGGCGGCTATAATCTGGCGCGCCCGGCCGACAAGATCACCGCAGGTCAGATCATCCGGATCCTGGACGGCTCGCTTGCGCCGATCGCCTGTGCGAGTCGCACGGCTTACCGCAAATGCATTGACTGTCCGGACGAGGATGCCTGCGCCGTCCGCGATATTATGCTCGATGTGCGCGAAGCCATGGCGCTCATTTTGGACCGCACCAGCATCGCCGCCATGAGCACGCGCGGCAGACGCGAACACCAGCTTTTAAGATAA
- a CDS encoding helix-turn-helix domain-containing protein produces MGDFGWTLGDRLRALLHMQGRSLETFATFSGLGKKKLEGLAMGEIVPTLNHVWKIANALGVPFGSLVSAQNKRDEVVLRKAAKQVITSSDGGFTSRALLPHDSRRHVEFYELTIAPEHLAQSEAHGAGTLESIIIVRGQVEITAGKEPTQLLEEGDAMIFEGDVPHSYRNLGTSEALLYLVMSYIDIAEH; encoded by the coding sequence TTGGGTGATTTCGGGTGGACTCTCGGAGACCGGTTGCGCGCGTTGCTGCATATGCAGGGGCGTTCGCTTGAGACATTCGCCACATTTTCCGGACTCGGCAAAAAGAAACTCGAAGGGCTCGCGATGGGAGAAATTGTGCCGACACTCAATCACGTCTGGAAGATTGCAAATGCGCTTGGGGTTCCATTTGGAAGCCTGGTCTCGGCGCAAAACAAACGCGATGAGGTTGTGCTGCGGAAGGCGGCGAAACAAGTCATAACATCGAGCGACGGAGGTTTCACATCGCGCGCGCTGTTGCCGCATGATAGCCGGCGCCACGTCGAATTCTATGAATTGACGATCGCGCCCGAGCATTTGGCGCAATCGGAAGCGCATGGCGCCGGCACGCTCGAAAGTATCATCATTGTGCGCGGACAGGTCGAAATCACCGCGGGCAAAGAGCCGACGCAACTTTTGGAAGAAGGCGACGCCATGATCTTCGAAGGCGACGTCCCGCATAGCTATCGGAATCTCGGAACGTCGGAGGCCCTGCTCTACCTTGTGATGT